In the Bufo gargarizans isolate SCDJY-AF-19 unplaced genomic scaffold, ASM1485885v1 original_scaffold_1157_pilon, whole genome shotgun sequence genome, one interval contains:
- the LOC122923013 gene encoding octapeptide-repeat protein T2-like, with protein sequence MCKNNSRKAERQSGKQRDNRERTETIGKAERQSVKQSDNRESRATIGKAERQSGKQRDNRESRETIGKAERQSGKDRDNRESRATIGKAERQSGKQSDNQESRETIGKGQRQSGKQRDNRESRATIGKAERQSGKQRDNRERTETIRKAERQSGKQSDNRESRATIGKAERQSGKQSDNRESREIIGKAERQSGKQRDNRESRATIVKAERQSGKQSDNW encoded by the coding sequence ATGTGCAAAAATAACTCTAGGAAAGCAGAGCGGCAATCGGGAAAGCAGAGAGACAATCGGGAAAGGACAGAGACAATCGGGAAAGCAGAGAGACAATCGGTAAAGCAGAGCGACAATCGGGAAAGCAGAGCGACAATCGGGAAAGCAGAGCGACAATCGGGAAAGCAGAGAGACAATCGGGAAAGCAGAGAGACAATCGGGAAAGCAGAGAGACAATCGGGAAAGGACAGAGACAATCGGGAAAGCAGAGCGACAATCGGGAAAGCAGAGCGACAATCGGGAAAGCAGAGCGACAATCAGGAAAGCAGAGAGACAATCGGGAAAGGACAGAGACAATCGGGAAAGCAGAGAGACAATCGGGAAAGCAGAGCGACAATCGGGAAAGCAGAGAGACAATCGGGAAAGCAGAGAGACAATCGGGAAAGGACAGAGACAATCAGGAAAGCAGAGAGACAATCGGGAAAGCAGAGCGACAATCGGGAAAGCAGAGCGACAATCGGGAAAGCAGAGAGACAATCGGGAAAGCAGAGCGACAATCGGGAAAGCAGAGAGATAATCGGGAAAGCAGAGAGACAATCGGGAAAGCAGAGAGACAATCGGGAAAGCAGAGCGACAATCGTGAAAGCAGAGCGACAATCGGGAAAGCAGAGCGACAATTGGTAA